The sequence GTTCAGCTTTGCacctgattaaaaataaaatcatgatAAATGTTTTAGTGTTAATGCTGTGAACATGCAACACTTGCCTTGATTTACCTGAactaattttgacatttttccagAGTGAAGAACTGCTTCAAGCATGACTACTACTTTCTCAATTTACATATTACACCATGTAACATAATGCAatatttctactttttttcAGCTGGACgaaaaatgtgacaaacagTATTCAGATTACAGCAGGGTAAGTCTTTTTTCCCTACAACATTGAGCCTTAAGTACATGTGATGTAATTTTCAGTGGACAGCAAGTCGCCGATTTTAAAGGTGTTAATTGTACATGggaaataatgaaacaaataaTTGTACACGGCAGTTCCAAACCCTCACCACAACATTTGTTCTCATAATTAATCACATAtccatttgatatttttcagAATGTGATCTTTCACTAACATGGTGATAGCACGGTCGCAATGATAGGATCTCCTTGAtaacaataaatgaaaagtgaaACCTGAATTTTGTAAACATGCGCACCTTGAGAAATCTCAAGAACCGGTTTGTCAAGTTTATCAAACCCTACCTCAAGCAAGTGACAGTGACAATGCCAGCCGCAGAATCTTTTGACTCTTGTGCGCTGTTAGATgctttgttgtgtgttttattttgactgctCACCCGTATGTTGTGTTTCCAGCCATCTTCCCGCTGCGCCACCCCGGGCCTCTCAGCAGCAACTTTAGCCTCGCTGGGTGGAACCTCATCGCGACGAGGCAGTGCAGACGCCGGCAACGTCTATGACCCAGACACTAGTCTGAGCGAACTAAGGGTAAGGCAAACAAACAGCACTTAGCTTGTGCTGTCACATAAACAACTGTAGGGGGGCGGAGCTATGAGGGtcgtgggaggggggggggtcattacACAAACATTGAACTCCAATAAAGCTGTgtaacattttatatttatttcactCTATGGTCTATTACTGTTTTGTGCCAATGAATCTCTCCAAAGcattgcttcttttttgtcctcTCTGCTGTTCCAAATATTTACTTGGACAGTTTTTCTATGTTTGCACGGGAGGCCGGGATGTGATATGTGACCTTTAAAGCTATTCCTTATGTGGATGTGCTGATAGTTTGCCTTTAAGAACCGATTGTCATTTAAGAGAAGGCAGCACGTGTGCTTTGTAATCTCTCCTTGATCATCCCTACCCGCTTTAGAGCCCAGTTCAACCATTCCCTCCATCTGCTCCACAGGATATCTATGAACTAAAGGACCAGATTCAGGATGTAGAAGGGCGATACATGCAAGGGCTTAAAGAGCTGAAGGTAGAGGGGCTTGAACTCACGGCATGCCTTCTCTTGTCCTCTGGGAGCAGTACAGCGTCACTAACCCCCAGCCTCTCAGAACCCCACTTGTACCCCCCTAACGCCGCGGCTAGGTTGTCGCTATGCTCCCTGTCTGAATTGCAATCAATGAGTTTTCTTTTGCATGATCTTCCCACACTTCCAACACTGTGGCCATTAATAAAGACACGCCCACATTTATGTGAAAGAAGTAGCAGTGATATGCTTCACCTGCTGACTGATGGCAggaatgttttgaatttcTGCCTTTATAATTAACTGACTGAAGTAGAGTTCTTTATCACTCCTAGTTCATAGAAGTGCTTCTCTCTTAGATGCTTGCTCTTCAAATATACAGATGGctttagagaaaaaacaagTACTACCAAGGAGGTGTAGAAGAATTCCTAGGTCACGTAAAATGTTGTTTGAGTTTGGATTTTATAAACACAGGTGAGCAGTGATTCAATCATCTTGCTGTGTCACTAACATGCTCCATTTCATTTTAGGAATCCCTTACCGAGGTGGAGGAGAAGTATAAGAAAGCAATGGTATCGAATGCGCAGCTGGACAATGACAAAGGCAACCTCATCTACCAAGTGGACACATTAAAAGACGTCATAGAAGAGATGGAGGAGCAAATGTCAGAGATGAAACGAGAGCTagaagaaaaatcaaaggTGAAATCGCCAATCAACTTGTTTTGTGTCAATTCATCTGCTGGAATTTGGTTTGGTTTTGGTGACTTATTTGAAAcatgctgtcttttttttccccaggaaCTAGAAAGGCAAAAGCACACATGTACTGTCCTGCAGCATAAACAGGAAGAGTTGAAAGAGGGAATCCGCCAGAGAGATGAACTTATTGAGGTGCGTTACGCTTGCTCGTGTTCATGTGTGACCCACATTGCTCAATATACGCAAGTGCTCGTTGTTCAGTGCAGGAACTTGATAAGGACTGATTGACACTGGCCTTCCTCTAATTCATGTATATTTACTTTAGTCACTTATCACCACAATCCTGCGTCTTCCTTAGCgctgtgggggggaaaaaaaaaaaaaaaggaaatcctCACCCTGTTTTAATTATGTCCGTGCATTTTTACTTCTTCTGGCTTCCATTGACTATTTTCTTACTCTTTTGTATTCTGCATTGCTGTTACTGTTCATCACGTCTCCAGGAGAACCAGCAGTTGCAGGCTAAGTTAGATGCTTTCACCAGAGAGATGTTTGACCTGCAGGAAACAATAAACTGGAAGGACAAAAAGATTGGGGTAGGAGCTCCCACGTAGACCAAGAGGCACAAGATGGTCCGGCTTTTAGGCCACGTGGATCTTTTGGCTCTCATGCATAATGGACCGTTGTGACACAGAGAGCCAACTCACAGTTTGTGCATGTCAGAATAACAAGTTGTTTAGTTGTGAACCGACAAGCTTagcagacaagaaaaaaaaacagctgttgcataaaaaacacaatggCTAGTGTTATATAAACTTCTGCAGCGTGTTTGTTAGCACAAATGGCTGTTGAAGATGTAATCATCCAGCATGATGTGCACATTTCAGATAAGAACGGTTCGATAGGCCATGAAGTGTTTGTGTTTCCCTCCTTAAGCACTCTTGTCATTCATCCTTTTGTCTTTTCCCACTCACTTTTTCCTTTGTAACATTCCCACTGTTGGTTTGGCATGCACAGCGCATGGTGTTGTCCGTGAGGCACCGCAAGCATGTGCTGGTGCATCTCTATCCACTGTCCAACTTCACTGTGTCTTGTCAATTCTTGTCTTCTGTCGTCTGTGTGGCCAGGCCCTAGAGAGGCAGAAAGAGTACTTTGATTGCATTAGGAATGAGAGAGATGAGCTCAGACATGAGCTTGCTGACCTCAAGGGGAAGGCCAAATCAGGAGAGGTAGGTTGTCCTGCAACGTGATGATAAAGATTGAGACGTGGCTTGCTTGTCAATAAGGACTTTGGGTGATGTTaagtgtaaaaacaaacataactttcaattttttttttataaggtTGACTTCAACAGTCTTTAATTAGATGTTCGAAAATTAAGCACTTTACTgctttgtattatttagtCCAAGGTCTGTAATTGACAACTAATCGATTACAAATATGTTATTGctaatcgattaatcgtttGGATTTTCATTCAATATTTACCAAGTCTCAGAATTCCAGTTTCTCAACAATAAATGAATGTTTAATATTGATTTCTGTAGTTCACCATGAAAGTGGACGGATCATTTTTGTGTGGAATCCAAAATAAGTGCTTCCTCTCATAAAAATGTCCCTTTTGTGAAAGTGTATCTAAGTACAGTCCTTAATAAATGACCTTTTGAAGTATTCAACAATTTTACAGAATGAAACGAGCTGTTGTTCCATGGCTTGGTTAGTGATTATTTCTCTTATGGTAGTAGAGTTGTAGATACTCTCAATGTTGACTGAAGGCCAGAATGATGTTGAGGGTGGCATTACCGTAGATAAGTGGCTTCATCCCCACTTGTGTTGTTTCCTGACAGACACACGGGCTAGTCATCATCCCAGACGGCACACCAAACGGAGACATCGACCACGAGCCCGCGTCCTCGGGAATCACCGTGGTCTCGCAAGAAGCCGCACAGGTACTGGAATCTGCAGGAGAGGGTCCGCTTGGTAAGTTCcacaaattgatttttattgaCACACTAGAACGTCAGCCATTGGTCTTACTGACCACCAAAAGTAAATGTAGTATGGTGGCCTGAATTAGATTCGAATAAATTCAAATTCTAATATTCTAGATTCTGATAAAGCTTCCAAACTGATTGCTGCGCAtgtgtctttttctttgacaGATGTCAGGCTACGGAAGTTAGCTGAGGAAAAGGATGAGCTGTTGACTCAGATCAGAAAGTTGAAGAATCAATTGGAGGAAGAGCGACAGAAACACTCAAAGGTGGACAGTGTGTACACCGACGGCGAGAAGATGGAGAACGGCACCGACCTTCACTTCATTGAAATGCAGAGTAAGTTGACCCTTTCTTGATTGCTCTCCACATTTATCAAACTCATCTTCcttcattttaaaactctTTTCATCTTCAGGAGATGCCAACAGACAGATCAGTGAATACAAATTCAAACTTTCAAAAGCAGAACAGGAAATGGGTACAATGGAACAAAATGTAAGTACAGATTGCTTGTCAAATGCttcagaaatgtgaaaataaccaaatggtttcctcattttcttATTTCAGATAAACAGGCTGGAAGGGCAAGTGTCCAGGTACAAGATGTCCGCAGATAACTCTGAGAAAGTAGAAGATGAACTGAAAGCGGAGAAGCGCAAACTTCAGAGAGAGGTAAATATGAACTGTTTGGTTAAATTTAGGATGTACATTCAGAGAAAGTGAACAACAAGTGACCACAGCTCAAAACGTTTCAGTTAACATGTTACCTTGTCTGGGAAACCAGGATCAAAATTTACTCCCTCCCCGTTGTCATCTTTATTTGTTAGCCCGCTTAGACAGCAAATAAGAGGCAAAGCATTTTTCCTTCAAGCTGTTAGTCACTCCCAGTCAATGTTTACTTTAAAACTGCCACGGATCATTTAACCTTGTATATTTAAAGACCAGCAGGTTCCAATAAAACCATATAATTTCAGTGAATAAAAATCTGATCAATTATTGCTAATATATAATGGAAAAAGCTAGCGATGGGCTCATGAAAATTAGCATATGATACCGCACTGTGAAAATCATTGCGGTTCACACGATATAGTAAAATGTCATAGATTAAATTAGGTTGGTCGTTTAATTGCCAGCATGGTGTGTGTAATCCACAATGTTGTTGCCTGGCAGCTGCGCACATCTTTGGACAAGATCGAAGAGATGGAGATGACCAACAACCACCTCGTAAAGCGGCTGGAAAAGATGAAGGCCAATAGGAATGCTCTCCTCTCCCAGCAGTGAGCCAAAAGCGGCTATGGCATCACCACAGAAGCCCTTAAAATCGCACCGCCAACTGCCATGTAGCGCCTGGAGCTGCTCGTGCTCTCCAAGCTCTAACACTTCAACATGTGTAgctcacccccaaaaaaacactcaattcTACAAATGGACAAAATAATGAGGAGCGTTGCATTTCTTTGCAAACCAAACGTTTTGGTTGTTGCCAAGCCTCAAATGTAACAAAATATAACATCAATGGGAGATACATGTGAGGAAATttctagttttgtttttgttctgcaacattttattcacatttctTGCTGGGTgcttggctgtttttttttttcttttctttctttgttttgcctAAATTGC is a genomic window of Syngnathus acus chromosome 15, fSynAcu1.2, whole genome shotgun sequence containing:
- the lrrfip2 gene encoding leucine-rich repeat flightless-interacting protein 2 isoform X7, with the translated sequence MGTQGTGRKRAPLKDRFSAEDEALSSIAREAEARLAAKRAARAEARDIRMRELERQQKELSYRSSSSSSSRKWGQIHQWMADSEKARATSSSRSSSRHRGLDNDVMSVRSYRVRTLLTLKNQHLPKTVLLGNGLLNIFCSCSLWMYDNVYVLRLKSTASDIRDLSSSKSRSSSRRKDILSDGVTNSSTLKSSRSTSSVYNDLHGHKRSSSSSSKRDLLTGLYHDQRKYTSLSKTKLEPPSTISSYQPRRNSSDDDTTSSVSQELFKRGRRDSASSDFSDMSESAADYFSRSNRRGSIVSDLDDLSIPDLDALDEKCDKQYSDYSRPSSRCATPGLSAATLASLGGTSSRRGSADAGNVYDPDTSLSELRDIYELKDQIQDVEGRYMQGLKELKESLTEVEEKYKKAMVSNAQLDNDKGNLIYQVDTLKDVIEEMEEQMSEMKRELEEKSKELERQKHTCTVLQHKQEELKEGIRQRDELIEENQQLQAKLDAFTREMFDLQETINWKDKKIGALERQKEYFDCIRNERDELRHELADLKGKAKSGETHGLVIIPDGTPNGDIDHEPASSGITVVSQEAAQVLESAGEGPLDVRLRKLAEEKDELLTQIRKLKNQLEEERQKHSKVDSVYTDGEKMENGTDLHFIEMQRDANRQISEYKFKLSKAEQEMGTMEQNINRLEGQVSRYKMSADNSEKVEDELKAEKRKLQRELRTSLDKIEEMEMTNNHLVKRLEKMKANRNALLSQQ
- the lrrfip2 gene encoding leucine-rich repeat flightless-interacting protein 2 isoform X10, which gives rise to MGTQGTGRKRAPLKDRFSAEDEALSSIAREAEARLAAKRAARAEARDIRMRELERQQKESDGVTNSSTLKSSRSTSSVYNDLHGHKRSSSSSSKRDLLTGLYHDQRKYTSLSKTKLEPPSTISSYQPRRATPSSSSSTIGTGLARSYSMASIYDDPVLYGSSLGSRAPSEYSWYSSGASSTRSSPVNSSDDDTTSSVSQELFKRGRRDSASSDFSDMSESAADYFSRSNRRGSIVSDLDDLSIPDLDALDEKCDKQYSDYSRPSSRCATPGLSAATLASLGGTSSRRGSADAGNVYDPDTSLSELRDIYELKDQIQDVEGRYMQGLKELKESLTEVEEKYKKAMVSNAQLDNDKGNLIYQVDTLKDVIEEMEEQMSEMKRELEEKSKELERQKHTCTVLQHKQEELKEGIRQRDELIEENQQLQAKLDAFTREMFDLQETINWKDKKIGALERQKEYFDCIRNERDELRHELADLKGKAKSGETHGLVIIPDGTPNGDIDHEPASSGITVVSQEAAQVLESAGEGPLDVRLRKLAEEKDELLTQIRKLKNQLEEERQKHSKVDSVYTDGEKMENGTDLHFIEMQRDANRQISEYKFKLSKAEQEMGTMEQNINRLEGQVSRYKMSADNSEKVEDELKAEKRKLQRELRTSLDKIEEMEMTNNHLVKRLEKMKANRNALLSQQ